Proteins from one Pirellulales bacterium genomic window:
- a CDS encoding MBL fold metallo-hydrolase, with product MPAIEPRILTVVSRKFGQNTYIAWLDSRKDCLVIDPGLEPKRIIEAIEQYELTPGAMLITHGHSDHIGGNAAMKRRWPDCPIVIGTHEADKLTNPKANLSEKYGKPIISPAADRLVNEGDVIEYAGFDLEVCEIPGHSSGHVVYIWTSNDPRIVFGGDVLFAGAIGRTDFPDGDYDQLALGIREKLFTLPDNTLVLSGHGPVTTIGKEKRTNPFVKPL from the coding sequence ATGCCCGCCATTGAGCCCCGCATCTTGACCGTTGTTTCCCGAAAGTTCGGGCAAAATACCTACATTGCTTGGCTGGACAGCCGAAAAGATTGCCTGGTGATCGACCCCGGCTTAGAACCCAAGAGGATTATTGAGGCAATTGAGCAGTACGAGCTTACGCCAGGGGCCATGCTTATTACCCACGGCCACAGCGACCACATTGGTGGCAATGCGGCGATGAAACGCCGTTGGCCGGATTGCCCTATCGTTATCGGAACTCACGAGGCGGACAAACTGACCAATCCGAAGGCGAATTTATCGGAAAAGTACGGCAAACCGATAATTAGTCCCGCGGCAGATCGCTTGGTAAATGAAGGCGATGTAATCGAGTACGCCGGCTTTGATCTGGAAGTATGTGAAATTCCCGGGCATTCTTCAGGCCACGTCGTTTACATTTGGACTTCTAATGATCCGCGAATTGTTTTTGGCGGCGACGTATTGTTTGCCGGCGCCATTGGCCGGACCGATTTTCCCGACGGCGATTACGACCAGTTGGCCTTGGGAATTCGGGAAAAACTATTTACTCTGCCCGATAACACTTTAGTTCTTTCTGGTCACGGTCCTGTGACCACCATCGGCAAAGAAAAGCGGACTAACCCGTTTGTGAAGCCGCTATGA
- a CDS encoding ATP-binding protein — protein MAAQQHNFARASYLIARALIAVLSYWQKAVVASLFIIQGPDQGVRFDLDAGGGALFVGREAGNRVQLHDTEVSRRHAEIRCEGEKFLLADLGSSNGTFVNNQRVDQKELASGDQVQIGCTVMLFTGPGDSGPQNIGQRVHIVSSAQSSAGSRIVQSLPQQEGSVLWTPSIDAAENPWLARARSNLQVMYHTALAVSHTLNIDQLLSRIMQLIFEWVEADRGCIMLLEPETKQLVPKVRRDRQRTEADEQMNISQTILDYVLQNKEGVLTSDAREDQRWDTAASILQQGVREAICVPMQGRYDVVGVIYIDTLTPAHKVIANAPRRFREEHLKLMVAIGHQAALAVEDTMYYSAMVQAERLAAIGQTIAMLSHHIKNILQGIRGGSYLIEMGLGDHDEDVVRKGWHIVEKNQNKISTMVMDMLTFSKEREPEFELSQLNDVVADVMELMQSRAAEFHVALDWKPDIQMPQIQFDHDAIHRAVLNVVTNALDACDDQSNGRVDVSTHYLPDQCLVQVIVADNGVGILAEQLPKIFQVFVSDKGARGTGLGLPVSQKIIKEHGGRIVVDSEEGRGSRFTLEFPAILSAEGASGEVKQTHVGNSANA, from the coding sequence GTGGCCGCGCAGCAGCATAATTTTGCACGAGCTTCGTATTTAATTGCTCGCGCCCTCATCGCGGTTCTTTCCTATTGGCAAAAAGCAGTTGTGGCTTCGCTGTTCATTATTCAGGGCCCTGATCAAGGCGTTCGCTTCGATTTAGACGCCGGTGGTGGCGCTCTATTTGTCGGTCGCGAGGCCGGCAACCGTGTTCAGCTGCACGATACCGAGGTCTCGCGCCGCCACGCTGAAATTCGCTGCGAGGGGGAAAAATTTCTGTTGGCCGACTTGGGCAGCTCTAACGGTACGTTTGTCAACAACCAACGGGTTGATCAAAAAGAACTTGCCAGCGGCGATCAAGTGCAAATTGGCTGCACCGTCATGCTGTTTACAGGTCCGGGCGATAGCGGACCACAAAACATTGGCCAACGTGTGCACATTGTCAGTTCTGCCCAATCCAGCGCCGGCTCACGCATTGTGCAATCGCTGCCACAGCAGGAGGGCAGCGTGCTGTGGACCCCATCGATCGATGCAGCCGAAAACCCCTGGCTCGCGCGGGCCCGCAGCAACTTGCAAGTGATGTATCATACGGCGCTTGCCGTGAGCCACACGTTGAATATAGATCAACTGCTCAGTCGTATCATGCAGTTGATTTTCGAATGGGTGGAGGCCGACCGCGGCTGTATCATGCTCCTTGAGCCCGAGACCAAACAGCTTGTGCCCAAAGTGCGGCGTGATCGGCAGCGCACCGAGGCGGACGAGCAAATGAATATCAGCCAAACGATTCTCGACTACGTTCTGCAGAATAAAGAAGGTGTCCTCACCAGCGATGCGCGCGAAGATCAACGTTGGGATACCGCAGCCAGTATTTTGCAGCAAGGCGTTCGTGAAGCTATTTGCGTGCCCATGCAGGGACGGTATGACGTCGTAGGCGTCATTTATATCGACACGCTAACTCCGGCCCACAAAGTGATTGCCAATGCTCCCCGCCGCTTTCGGGAAGAGCATTTGAAGCTAATGGTTGCCATCGGTCATCAAGCGGCGCTGGCGGTGGAAGATACCATGTATTATTCCGCGATGGTGCAAGCGGAACGACTAGCGGCGATTGGGCAAACCATCGCAATGCTGTCGCATCATATTAAAAACATTTTGCAGGGGATTCGCGGCGGTAGTTACTTAATCGAAATGGGTTTAGGCGATCACGATGAAGATGTCGTCCGCAAAGGCTGGCACATCGTTGAGAAAAACCAAAACAAAATTTCGACGATGGTGATGGACATGCTTACGTTCAGCAAAGAACGCGAGCCGGAATTTGAATTATCCCAGCTAAATGACGTTGTGGCCGACGTCATGGAGCTTATGCAATCGCGCGCCGCTGAGTTCCATGTTGCGCTGGACTGGAAGCCAGATATTCAAATGCCGCAAATTCAATTCGATCACGACGCCATCCATCGGGCGGTGCTGAATGTCGTCACCAATGCCCTGGACGCTTGCGATGATCAATCAAACGGCCGGGTTGATGTTTCGACACACTATCTGCCGGACCAATGCCTCGTGCAAGTAATCGTTGCCGACAACGGCGTGGGCATTCTAGCTGAGCAATTACCCAAGATCTTCCAAGTTTTTGTGTCCGACAAAGGTGCTCGCGGCACCGGGCTGGGGCTGCCGGTAAGTCAGAAAATTATTAAAGAACACGGCGGCCGGATTGTCGTTGATAGCGAAGAAGGCCGCGGCAGCCGGTTCACACTGGAATTTCCGGCTATATTAAGCGCCGAGGGCGCAAGCGGAGAGGTGAAGCAAACACATGTCGGCAATTCGGCAAATGCCTAG
- a CDS encoding response regulator: MSLIPHSTVLVVDGFDESREVLRTALERRGFRVLEATHAAAGLAMARLHQPDLVLLDLDCCPTGSETAEEFASIAENDGSTLLLLGNLPSISGTSGSEFVAKPYHFKPLILRIEELLLRQRCGRAAA, from the coding sequence ATGTCGTTGATCCCCCATTCTACCGTGCTGGTTGTCGATGGCTTCGACGAATCGCGCGAGGTGTTGCGCACTGCTCTGGAGCGACGTGGGTTCCGGGTGCTGGAAGCCACGCACGCTGCCGCTGGGTTAGCGATGGCCCGGCTACACCAGCCCGATTTAGTTCTGCTCGATCTGGACTGCTGCCCGACAGGCAGCGAGACGGCGGAAGAATTCGCTTCGATTGCGGAAAATGACGGTAGCACGCTGCTGCTTCTCGGTAATTTGCCATCAATCTCGGGCACGTCTGGCAGCGAGTTCGTAGCCAAACCCTATCACTTCAAGCCGCTAATTCTTAGAATAGAAGAGTTACTGCTGCGGCAGCGGTGTGGCCGCGCAGCAGCATAA
- a CDS encoding M20/M25/M40 family metallo-hydrolase, which translates to MLAELKKFGRRHVLIVRSLPLVAIAWAGMAALWQANAEETTEAVANARLARTVIYLSSDELEGRGLGSKGLDLAADYIAGQFHEIGLKIDLYDGMPFQKFKAPSTSPHGVKPPTAGDNSDRSGNSTNSAGNKSDANGIPQPAETKRIDAKNVVAVLEGEGPHSDETIVIGAHYDHLGRGEPGSLEPESHEIHHGADDNASGVAAMLEVARQLEAREKKLPRRIVFIAFTGEERGLYGSAHYVKDPLVPLEKTVAMLNLDMVGRLTDDKLIVYGTGTATQWDDLLTRLNEKHGFQITRHPEGFGPSDHSSFYAKQIPVLFFFTGTHKEYHRPSDTFDKINVDGMRRVAALVADAAVAVAENDARPAYKEVGGQSQFAKSGDRPYFGSIPDFSQDQPGYALMGVSKGGPAEVVGIKGGDIILRLGDYIIGNLEDFDTALRKFKAGDHVTVLIKRNGEEKKFDVTLEPPR; encoded by the coding sequence ATGCTTGCGGAATTAAAGAAATTCGGCCGTCGTCATGTTTTGATCGTCCGGTCATTGCCGCTGGTGGCAATTGCCTGGGCGGGCATGGCGGCATTGTGGCAGGCGAATGCCGAAGAAACCACCGAGGCAGTGGCCAATGCACGGTTGGCTCGAACAGTAATTTATCTGTCGTCCGATGAGCTGGAAGGGCGCGGGCTGGGAAGCAAGGGACTCGATTTAGCGGCCGATTACATCGCCGGACAGTTCCACGAAATCGGTTTGAAAATAGACTTGTACGATGGGATGCCATTTCAAAAATTCAAGGCTCCCAGCACTTCGCCGCATGGAGTCAAACCGCCAACTGCCGGCGATAACAGCGACCGTAGCGGAAATTCAACCAATTCTGCAGGGAACAAATCTGACGCCAACGGCATACCGCAGCCAGCCGAAACGAAACGGATCGATGCCAAAAACGTCGTTGCTGTATTGGAAGGCGAGGGACCGCACTCCGACGAAACCATTGTTATTGGCGCGCATTACGATCACCTGGGCCGTGGCGAGCCTGGTTCGTTGGAGCCGGAATCGCACGAAATACATCACGGGGCCGACGATAATGCTTCCGGCGTCGCGGCCATGCTGGAAGTTGCCAGACAACTGGAAGCTCGGGAAAAGAAGCTGCCCCGCCGAATTGTGTTTATTGCCTTCACCGGCGAGGAGCGCGGACTGTACGGCAGCGCCCATTACGTGAAAGACCCATTGGTGCCACTGGAAAAAACCGTCGCCATGCTGAACCTGGACATGGTGGGCCGGCTGACCGATGACAAGCTGATTGTCTACGGCACTGGCACGGCAACTCAATGGGACGATTTACTGACTCGGCTGAACGAAAAGCACGGCTTCCAAATAACTCGCCACCCGGAAGGTTTTGGGCCGAGCGATCATTCGTCGTTTTATGCAAAGCAAATTCCTGTATTGTTCTTTTTTACCGGCACACACAAAGAATATCACCGACCCAGCGATACGTTCGACAAAATTAATGTCGATGGCATGCGCCGTGTGGCTGCGCTCGTAGCCGACGCCGCCGTGGCCGTTGCCGAAAATGATGCTCGGCCTGCATACAAGGAAGTGGGCGGGCAATCGCAATTCGCCAAAAGCGGCGACCGGCCATACTTCGGCAGCATTCCCGATTTCTCGCAGGACCAACCCGGTTATGCGTTGATGGGCGTTTCCAAAGGTGGCCCGGCCGAGGTGGTCGGAATTAAAGGCGGCGACATTATTCTGCGCTTGGGTGACTACATAATCGGCAATTTGGAAGATTTTGACACGGCATTGCGCAAGTTCAAGGCTGGTGACCACGTGACCGTGCTGATCAAGCGCAACGGCGAAGAGAAAAAGTTCGATGTCACCCTTGAGCCCCCGAGATAG